A region of Flocculibacter collagenilyticus DNA encodes the following proteins:
- a CDS encoding amidohydrolase, whose amino-acid sequence MMKESIKMLIPCTLAASLGLFGCTGSDVDNDGQQPELIDKKAATMVFTNGNVYTVNKNSPWASAVVINNGKIVYVGDDSHAEQYIGNNTEVINLNGKMMMPGIHDVHIHPLESGSDATHFSLNEHESNAENYIDEIADAAYLNPNATWLIGYGHSIMTLLEAERSPRDILDDAVPNRPVIIMEQTSHSMWLNSKALELAGISAQSDDPTGGVISRDSNGIPNGILYDNAGNMVMEIAMREQTNTAQKDYLGLVEYTMPELNKHGITSISDARTYWQRGHLETWQRVADNDELTLRVSLGLWAYPEKDDAEQINQIKALYQADSANLLKVNQVKFYMDGILVNTTAAMHEPYHQNWLGTPNNNGVNYFTQQRMEKYIEALEPTGFDFNIHAIGDRGITEALNAIENASQGKARHRLTHVEVVDPQDYERFNQLNVIADAQVAGDFANPAHWSENIDLIGEERSTDLVPIKSLVEHNATLTLSSDWNVSHFNPFLGISNAITRAPQAITLEQAINAYTINAAYAMRQDDIVGSIEIGKRADLIVLDRNLFNSTAAQIKNTKVTLTLLDGEVVYAR is encoded by the coding sequence ATGATGAAAGAGAGCATAAAAATGTTAATTCCATGCACATTAGCAGCATCGTTAGGCTTGTTTGGTTGCACTGGTTCAGATGTAGATAACGACGGCCAACAACCTGAACTGATTGATAAAAAAGCAGCAACTATGGTGTTTACTAACGGTAACGTATACACAGTGAACAAAAATTCCCCGTGGGCATCAGCCGTGGTGATTAACAACGGCAAAATTGTTTATGTGGGTGATGATAGCCATGCCGAACAATACATTGGCAATAACACTGAAGTGATAAACCTTAATGGTAAAATGATGATGCCAGGCATTCACGATGTACATATTCATCCGCTAGAATCTGGTTCTGACGCCACTCACTTTAGCCTCAATGAACATGAATCAAATGCTGAAAACTATATTGACGAAATTGCAGATGCAGCATACCTAAACCCAAATGCAACGTGGCTGATAGGTTATGGCCACTCCATTATGACGCTATTAGAAGCGGAACGCTCGCCAAGAGACATACTAGACGATGCAGTACCCAACCGCCCTGTGATTATTATGGAACAAACTTCGCACTCAATGTGGCTAAATTCTAAAGCGCTGGAGTTAGCGGGTATTTCTGCACAAAGTGACGATCCAACCGGCGGCGTGATAAGCAGAGACAGTAATGGCATCCCTAATGGCATTTTATACGACAACGCAGGCAATATGGTGATGGAAATTGCCATGCGCGAACAAACGAACACAGCACAAAAAGACTATTTAGGTTTAGTGGAATACACCATGCCAGAACTGAATAAACATGGCATTACATCCATTAGCGATGCGCGAACCTATTGGCAGCGAGGACATTTAGAAACTTGGCAGCGCGTAGCAGATAATGACGAACTCACGCTTCGCGTAAGCTTAGGGTTATGGGCTTATCCTGAAAAAGACGATGCCGAGCAAATTAACCAAATAAAGGCGTTGTACCAAGCTGATTCAGCAAACTTACTCAAAGTAAATCAAGTTAAGTTTTACATGGACGGCATCTTAGTGAATACCACTGCAGCGATGCATGAACCCTATCACCAAAACTGGTTAGGCACACCGAACAACAATGGAGTAAATTACTTTACTCAGCAACGTATGGAAAAGTACATTGAAGCACTTGAGCCAACAGGGTTCGATTTTAATATTCATGCAATTGGCGACCGCGGCATCACTGAAGCGTTAAATGCGATTGAAAATGCCTCACAGGGAAAGGCGCGACACCGCCTCACGCATGTTGAAGTTGTCGATCCGCAAGATTACGAACGATTTAATCAGTTAAACGTGATTGCTGACGCACAAGTTGCTGGGGATTTCGCCAACCCAGCACATTGGAGCGAAAACATTGATTTAATTGGTGAGGAGCGTTCAACTGATTTAGTACCAATTAAAAGCCTAGTAGAGCATAACGCTACACTAACCTTAAGCAGTGACTGGAACGTAAGCCACTTCAATCCATTCTTAGGCATTAGTAATGCGATTACACGCGCACCACAAGCCATCACTCTTGAACAAGCTATCAATGCTTATACAATTAACGCAGCGTATGCCATGCGCCAAGATGATATTGTGGGGTCAATTGAAATTGGCAAACGCGCAGACTTAATTGTGCTTGATAGAAACTTATTCAACTCAACAGCAGCACAGATTAAAAATACCAAAGTGACGCTGACTCTGTTAGATGGAGAAGTTGTTTACGCTCGGTAG
- a CDS encoding ISAs1 family transposase, whose amino-acid sequence MTNNFITYFSIIEDPRIDRCKKHELIDILFLSICAVLSGAEGWEDIEDFGHVKVDWLKRYLPFANGIPKHDTIARVMSRLDPVAIQTSFINWVNEIAEQVNGEVIAIDGKTARRSFTTKDRKNPLHMVSAWSCGNGLVLGQQKVDDKSNEITAIPKLLDLLDVKGATVTLDAMGCQHAITKKIQSKGADYVIALKGNQSTLNEEVQAWFHKCHREKLVNTAHSIYEHIDSGHGRIEERTCTQLEIDNNWITDNENWSSIQTVVSVESKRHIGDKMTSETRYYISSLGLNAERLNGIIRNHWGVENCLHWTLDMTFHEDDSRIRRGNAAEVMSAFRKLALNIVKTDTTKKASMKRKLKMAALDDDFRAELLVRGN is encoded by the coding sequence ATGACCAACAACTTCATCACTTACTTTTCCATCATAGAAGACCCGCGAATAGACCGTTGTAAAAAGCATGAGTTGATAGATATTTTATTTTTATCTATCTGTGCCGTGCTATCAGGCGCAGAAGGCTGGGAAGATATCGAAGATTTCGGACATGTAAAAGTTGACTGGTTAAAGCGTTATCTCCCCTTTGCAAATGGTATTCCCAAGCATGACACCATAGCCCGAGTAATGAGCCGTTTAGACCCTGTAGCCATTCAAACCAGCTTTATCAATTGGGTAAATGAAATCGCCGAGCAAGTGAATGGCGAAGTTATCGCCATTGATGGAAAAACCGCTCGTAGAAGCTTCACAACCAAAGACAGAAAGAACCCGTTGCATATGGTCAGTGCATGGAGTTGTGGCAATGGTCTGGTACTAGGACAACAAAAAGTAGATGATAAATCCAATGAGATAACAGCTATCCCCAAGCTGCTGGATTTACTTGATGTAAAAGGTGCAACCGTTACGTTAGACGCCATGGGATGTCAGCACGCAATTACAAAGAAAATTCAATCCAAAGGTGCTGATTACGTCATTGCACTAAAAGGCAATCAAAGTACACTCAATGAAGAGGTTCAAGCATGGTTTCATAAGTGCCACAGAGAAAAACTCGTTAACACAGCTCATAGTATTTATGAGCACATTGACAGCGGCCATGGTCGAATAGAAGAAAGAACGTGTACCCAATTGGAAATTGATAACAATTGGATAACCGATAATGAAAACTGGAGCAGTATTCAAACGGTCGTCAGTGTAGAGTCTAAGCGTCATATTGGAGATAAAATGACTTCCGAAACGCGTTATTACATCAGCTCATTGGGGCTAAATGCAGAGCGATTAAATGGCATAATTCGCAATCACTGGGGCGTTGAAAACTGCTTACACTGGACGCTAGATATGACATTCCATGAAGACGATTCACGTATTAGGCGGGGCAATGCAGCCGAAGTCATGAGCGCATTTAGAAAATTGGCGTTGAATATTGTGAAAACAGATACAACAAAAAAAGCCAGCATGAAGCGAAAGCTAAAAATGGCGGCATTAGATGATGATTTTAGAGCTGAACTACTTGTAAGGGGAAATTAA
- a CDS encoding substrate-binding periplasmic protein, with protein sequence MIVNTAFVGIASLPNSAFAAEFNSLLNKNKYITLTYRNKGNMIQKRIFKQQNRYVLNPRATKKLTLTTLDWPPYISEKLCDRGWVFQYTLAVIDSLGWGASVEFLPWSRAVRLAESGKVDILFPEYFIEDTAPSDIFTDAKRLDRLALSLPFPGGNVSFLKRTTGSQTFTGDLKTLKGNWIGVVRGYQNTPEFDSLMDTGFFNIVLANDELQSAQQLAAKRVDLIVGDAKVFDFILKNSTEPANRSLHSQIKVMTPPLQYNPLYFAVSKKRENWEKNLASINQAIDQLANTGEALRISKRPTRVCTK encoded by the coding sequence ATGATAGTAAATACAGCCTTTGTGGGTATTGCCTCTTTGCCAAACAGCGCCTTCGCTGCCGAATTTAATTCACTGCTTAATAAAAACAAATACATTACCCTAACCTACCGTAACAAAGGAAACATGATCCAAAAGCGGATCTTTAAACAGCAAAATCGCTACGTATTAAACCCTAGAGCCACCAAGAAACTTACCTTAACCACCTTAGATTGGCCACCGTATATTAGCGAAAAGCTATGTGATAGAGGTTGGGTATTTCAATATACGTTAGCCGTCATTGACAGCCTAGGTTGGGGAGCCTCCGTTGAGTTTTTACCTTGGAGTAGAGCGGTACGACTCGCAGAGTCTGGAAAGGTTGATATCTTGTTCCCAGAATATTTTATTGAAGACACAGCTCCCTCAGATATTTTCACTGACGCCAAACGGTTAGATAGGCTAGCGTTATCACTGCCTTTTCCCGGCGGGAATGTTAGCTTTTTAAAAAGAACCACTGGCTCTCAAACATTTACTGGCGATTTAAAAACATTAAAAGGAAATTGGATAGGCGTAGTTAGAGGCTATCAAAATACCCCAGAGTTTGACTCGTTAATGGATACAGGTTTTTTTAATATAGTCCTAGCTAATGATGAATTGCAATCGGCTCAACAGCTCGCCGCCAAACGAGTCGATTTAATTGTAGGTGATGCAAAAGTATTCGACTTTATATTAAAAAATAGTACTGAACCTGCAAACAGAAGCTTACACTCGCAAATAAAAGTCATGACTCCTCCACTGCAATACAACCCGCTCTATTTCGCAGTAAGTAAAAAGCGTGAGAATTGGGAAAAAAATCTTGCATCAATTAATCAAGCGATAGATCAACTAGCAAATACTGGGGAAGCATTGCGCATCTCAAAGCGACCTACTCGCGTATGCACCAAATAA
- a CDS encoding TonB-dependent receptor plug domain-containing protein — protein MYTNSKVAKAIRLAMIMGAASATAMTANVSAQEAGAEEEVERIQVTGSRIMRTDMEGANPVQVISREDIKISGITNVGDLLQEIPSVSGAATNTAVNNGGTGAINISLRGLGSQYTLVLLNGRRMPASGSGADDAVDLSSIPTAVIKRIEILKDGASAIYGSDAIAGVVNIVTHDDFEGAEFNATVDQSTHGADGYTRTLDFTVGTSSDKGSATVSAYYTEQGEQWSGDREWSMFELDLDSETGELNKGGSSAPPWGRYNGIDGANGCGSFTHGAGSGPGQSDPTDFTNPTGYECWDWDVDTYNYAPANYHLTPSERYGIFAQADYELNDNVRFFTEISYTHRASDTLLAPLPLAPLAFFGQNAPYSADNYYNQQFGPKDANGNTVEIADWRRRVVETGGRKTQFRLNNSRAVMGFDGEINDALSYEVYYLYGINEASLLRQGGVNFEKVVQAVGPSFMDDNGNVVCGTPDAPIAGCVSLNTFGIPGTETEITKEMLDFISFEAHDVGGNEQQLISASIFGDAFEMPAGTAGFAFGLEHRTEKGWDYPDALIALGITSGSSRTATEGEYTVDEAYLEMTFPIFESFDIDAAIRYSDYDTFGDTTNHKLGFKFRPLEGLMFRGTMSTAFRAPSTSDLFAGNSDNSPEVADPCAENPTQFCLADGVPAGGFEPIGDQLSSTRGGNQDLQPEESDTITLGVVYNPSFAEGLSLTLDYWDIELTNAISTVGEQIILNNCAFRGVDCDKITRFTSGPLAGNSIDIDDRNVNVGGVDSSGFDFNIRYTTDISFGQLKINLDTTYYDEYAKTLADGTIQYHEGRYFENADGNFPTWKTNLDVGLVTDDWSANWSMRYIDSVEEQFDRVDVGDTVFEGFRTQVDPTDATKLLVLRDVDSQIIHDIRFTYYMDELSVSFGVDNVFDEEPPYAATGFNDNTDPRTYNTVGRHISLALGLKF, from the coding sequence ATGTATACAAATTCAAAAGTAGCTAAGGCCATTCGTCTTGCTATGATCATGGGGGCAGCTTCAGCTACAGCGATGACTGCTAATGTATCTGCACAAGAAGCAGGTGCTGAAGAAGAAGTTGAGCGCATTCAGGTTACTGGTTCACGCATCATGCGTACCGATATGGAAGGTGCTAACCCTGTACAGGTTATTTCTCGTGAAGATATCAAAATTTCTGGTATCACAAACGTTGGTGACCTTCTTCAAGAAATTCCATCCGTTTCAGGTGCTGCTACAAACACTGCTGTTAACAACGGTGGTACAGGTGCGATTAATATTTCCCTTCGTGGTTTAGGTTCACAGTACACATTAGTACTACTTAACGGTCGTCGTATGCCAGCTTCTGGTTCAGGTGCTGATGATGCAGTTGACTTAAGCTCAATCCCGACAGCTGTAATTAAGCGCATCGAAATACTTAAAGATGGTGCTTCTGCGATTTATGGTTCTGATGCTATTGCAGGTGTTGTAAACATTGTAACTCATGACGATTTTGAAGGCGCTGAATTCAATGCAACTGTTGATCAGTCAACTCATGGCGCAGATGGTTACACTAGAACGTTAGACTTCACAGTCGGTACTTCTTCAGACAAAGGCTCTGCAACTGTTAGTGCATACTACACAGAGCAAGGTGAACAGTGGTCTGGTGATCGCGAATGGTCAATGTTTGAATTAGACCTTGACTCAGAAACCGGTGAGCTTAACAAAGGTGGTTCATCTGCTCCACCATGGGGTCGTTATAATGGTATCGACGGTGCTAATGGATGTGGTTCATTCACTCACGGTGCTGGTAGCGGTCCTGGTCAAAGTGATCCAACAGATTTCACAAACCCTACTGGTTACGAATGTTGGGATTGGGATGTAGATACATATAACTATGCGCCAGCTAACTATCATTTAACGCCTTCTGAGCGTTATGGTATTTTTGCTCAAGCAGATTATGAATTAAATGACAATGTTCGTTTCTTCACTGAAATCAGCTATACACACCGTGCTTCAGACACTTTACTTGCACCACTACCATTAGCACCACTTGCTTTCTTCGGTCAAAATGCACCTTACTCTGCTGACAACTATTACAACCAACAGTTTGGTCCTAAAGATGCGAACGGTAACACGGTAGAAATTGCTGATTGGCGTCGTCGTGTTGTTGAAACTGGTGGTCGTAAAACACAGTTCCGTTTAAATAACTCTCGTGCAGTAATGGGCTTTGATGGCGAAATTAATGATGCGCTTAGTTATGAAGTTTATTACCTTTACGGTATCAACGAAGCAAGCTTGCTACGTCAAGGTGGTGTAAACTTTGAAAAAGTAGTACAGGCTGTAGGCCCATCTTTCATGGATGACAACGGTAATGTTGTTTGTGGTACACCTGACGCTCCTATTGCTGGTTGTGTATCTTTAAACACATTCGGTATTCCTGGTACTGAAACTGAAATTACTAAAGAGATGCTAGACTTCATCTCATTTGAAGCACATGATGTGGGCGGAAACGAGCAGCAACTAATCTCTGCAAGTATCTTTGGTGATGCATTCGAAATGCCTGCTGGTACTGCTGGTTTTGCATTCGGTTTAGAGCACCGTACAGAAAAAGGCTGGGATTATCCTGATGCACTAATTGCACTAGGTATTACTTCTGGTTCTTCTCGTACTGCTACTGAAGGTGAGTACACAGTTGACGAAGCATATTTAGAAATGACTTTCCCAATTTTTGAAAGCTTTGATATAGATGCTGCTATTCGTTACTCTGACTATGATACGTTTGGTGATACAACTAACCACAAATTAGGCTTCAAATTTAGACCTCTTGAAGGCTTAATGTTCCGCGGTACTATGTCTACAGCATTCCGTGCACCATCAACATCTGATTTATTCGCCGGTAATTCTGACAACAGCCCAGAAGTTGCGGATCCATGTGCTGAGAACCCAACACAGTTCTGTTTAGCTGACGGTGTTCCAGCTGGTGGCTTCGAGCCAATTGGTGATCAGTTATCTTCAACTCGTGGTGGTAATCAAGATTTACAACCTGAAGAGTCTGATACGATTACTCTAGGTGTTGTATATAACCCAAGCTTTGCTGAAGGTTTATCACTTACTTTAGATTACTGGGATATTGAGCTAACTAACGCAATCAGTACTGTAGGTGAACAGATTATTCTTAATAACTGTGCATTTAGAGGTGTTGACTGTGACAAGATTACTCGTTTCACAAGTGGTCCATTAGCAGGTAACTCAATTGATATTGATGACCGTAATGTTAACGTAGGTGGTGTTGACTCATCTGGTTTTGACTTCAACATTCGTTACACAACTGATATCAGCTTTGGCCAATTAAAGATCAACTTAGATACTACTTACTATGATGAGTATGCTAAGACTCTTGCTGACGGTACGATTCAGTACCATGAAGGTCGTTACTTTGAAAATGCTGACGGTAACTTCCCTACATGGAAAACAAACCTTGATGTTGGTTTAGTGACTGATGATTGGTCTGCTAACTGGTCTATGCGTTACATTGACTCTGTTGAAGAGCAATTTGATCGTGTAGATGTAGGCGACACTGTATTTGAAGGTTTCAGAACTCAAGTAGACCCAACTGATGCTACTAAATTGTTAGTACTTCGTGATGTTGATTCTCAAATCATTCACGACATCAGATTTACTTACTACATGGATGAGCTTTCAGTATCATTCGGTGTAGATAACGTGTTTGATGAAGAACCTCCGTACGCAGCTACTGGTTTTAATGATAATACTGACCCACGTACTTACAACACTGTAGGCCGTCATATTTCATTAGCACTAGGTTTAAAGTTCTAA
- a CDS encoding TonB-dependent receptor: protein MFKVSKTSRAIKSTLILCSLSIASTSVFAQDTKAKDEDIERIEITGSSIKRADMEGALPVATISKTEILNSGAVSVPDLISQIPAMQGFTTASDSVGGGGGGIQDASLRDLGSEYTLVLLNGRRMASADSGGTIDLNSIPLAAIERIEILKDGASALYGSDAIAGVVNFIMKKDYQDTAISARYDKPQESGGTSYNFSVSTGFGDLDTDGYNFIFSYSRDDREQLKSSDRDFAATGLVPFTYQDTDLIFQRTSANAIPGNAYLTFNNLDSRSFNPYREENGQCADKNAPEGTTCIYDFTETLEIFPESTRDNVFTQVVAELNENMEVYSTVSWSKFDMISRIAPYPTGTFSIPIDSQLVQENIIPHLSAEEIADLNKVNVRWRTRPGGNRTDSWETVARNITTGIRGNFDEIDYDLSFTYSDSERDNTRITGYPLEEELMSLLESGQVNIFDTPENLSPEANQAIANTMYSGPWETTKTRLKVLEGKASMPIYELDAGEVYLGFGFDYRESEYGRSNSEANDAEIILFESASPEFDLSRETYGMFAETVVPIIEGLEVTAAVRYDNIGEITDTKRAGDQTVGEDKSDTTYKLSLAYRPTDAWLIRASLGTGFKAATMRQIAEPRIEFGVTSSSYACPFSSSDPMAQFCFDELIQYDVFREGYAALRSETSKQRSVGFVYSPDTAFSMSIDWWQVNMEDQVTRLEEGQIFGDPVTYRDLFTTKINQGTGEEVLAIIQAAVNIGESNNQGVDWAFNLTQDFSFGSLKSSVNGTYMIESESLRVGTDNTFDTSLGRFGDNNEVTFRNIIQFNNTLTHDDFSHSLNMSYRSGYDDQYHAGGSTRIRLADNISERYAGGVQLSVPSYMTFNYLTKYHFDDHLKLGFGIKNVFDKQPPLSLRTGGAGHQVGYDPRYTDVLGRTFYLTADYSF from the coding sequence TACCGCATCTGATTCGGTAGGTGGTGGAGGTGGTGGTATTCAAGATGCTTCGCTACGTGATCTTGGCAGTGAATATACACTTGTTTTGTTAAATGGTCGCAGAATGGCTTCTGCTGATTCAGGTGGCACAATAGACCTAAACTCGATACCTCTTGCTGCAATTGAGCGTATAGAAATACTTAAAGATGGCGCATCAGCACTTTACGGTTCAGATGCAATCGCTGGGGTAGTAAACTTCATTATGAAGAAAGACTATCAGGATACAGCTATATCAGCTCGATACGATAAACCACAAGAGTCAGGCGGCACTAGTTATAACTTCAGTGTCAGCACAGGGTTTGGTGATTTAGATACTGATGGATATAACTTTATTTTTTCTTATAGTCGCGACGATAGGGAACAGCTGAAGTCGTCAGATAGAGATTTTGCAGCGACGGGATTAGTACCTTTTACTTATCAAGATACAGATCTTATTTTCCAAAGAACCTCTGCAAATGCAATTCCTGGTAATGCATATTTAACGTTCAATAATTTAGATTCAAGAAGTTTTAACCCCTACCGTGAAGAAAATGGGCAGTGTGCAGATAAGAATGCGCCAGAAGGAACAACGTGTATTTATGACTTTACGGAAACACTAGAGATTTTCCCAGAATCAACTCGTGACAATGTTTTCACGCAAGTAGTTGCCGAGCTTAATGAAAATATGGAGGTATACTCAACCGTTTCTTGGTCGAAATTTGATATGATTTCGAGAATAGCGCCATATCCAACAGGTACGTTTAGTATTCCAATCGACTCCCAGCTCGTGCAAGAAAATATCATACCTCACCTGTCAGCTGAGGAAATTGCTGATTTAAATAAAGTAAATGTGCGCTGGAGAACTCGCCCTGGTGGTAACCGAACCGACTCTTGGGAAACGGTAGCTCGTAATATAACAACGGGGATTCGCGGTAATTTTGATGAGATAGATTACGACTTATCTTTTACTTATTCAGACAGTGAAAGAGATAACACGCGTATTACCGGTTATCCTCTAGAAGAGGAGTTGATGAGTCTACTTGAATCGGGGCAGGTAAACATTTTTGACACGCCTGAAAACCTATCGCCTGAGGCAAATCAAGCTATTGCTAACACTATGTATAGTGGACCGTGGGAAACGACGAAAACACGCTTGAAAGTACTTGAAGGTAAAGCTTCAATGCCTATTTATGAGTTAGATGCGGGAGAAGTTTATTTAGGCTTTGGGTTCGATTATCGTGAATCAGAATATGGTCGTAGCAACAGTGAAGCGAATGATGCAGAGATTATTCTATTTGAGTCAGCGTCTCCAGAGTTCGATTTATCCCGTGAAACATACGGTATGTTTGCCGAAACTGTGGTTCCTATTATTGAAGGGTTAGAGGTTACAGCCGCTGTTCGTTATGACAATATTGGTGAGATCACTGACACTAAAAGAGCTGGTGATCAAACGGTAGGTGAGGATAAAAGCGATACAACCTACAAGTTGAGCTTAGCTTATCGTCCAACAGATGCTTGGCTAATACGTGCTTCATTAGGAACTGGCTTTAAAGCTGCGACAATGAGACAAATCGCTGAACCGAGAATCGAGTTTGGTGTGACATCTTCAAGCTATGCCTGCCCGTTCTCGTCAAGTGACCCAATGGCGCAATTCTGCTTTGATGAGTTGATTCAATACGATGTATTCCGAGAAGGCTATGCCGCACTTCGTTCAGAAACATCAAAGCAACGTTCAGTAGGTTTTGTTTATTCGCCAGATACTGCATTTAGTATGAGTATTGATTGGTGGCAAGTAAATATGGAAGACCAAGTTACCAGACTTGAAGAAGGTCAGATATTTGGTGACCCTGTCACTTATCGCGATTTATTTACGACTAAAATAAACCAAGGAACAGGTGAAGAAGTACTCGCTATTATTCAAGCAGCGGTAAATATTGGTGAGTCAAATAACCAAGGTGTGGATTGGGCATTTAACTTAACTCAAGATTTTTCATTCGGTTCACTAAAATCAAGTGTTAACGGCACATATATGATTGAAAGTGAAAGCCTGCGTGTTGGTACAGATAACACTTTTGATACAAGCCTTGGCAGGTTTGGTGATAATAATGAAGTGACATTCAGAAATATTATTCAATTTAATAATACTCTGACCCATGATGACTTTTCACATAGCTTAAATATGAGCTATCGCAGTGGTTATGACGATCAATATCACGCTGGGGGCAGTACTCGAATTCGTTTAGCTGATAATATTAGCGAACGCTATGCTGGCGGTGTTCAATTATCAGTACCATCTTATATGACATTTAACTATTTAACTAAATATCACTTTGATGATCATCTTAAGCTAGGGTTTGGCATTAAAAACGTGTTTGATAAGCAACCGCCCTTGTCTTTAAGGACAGGTGGTGCAGGGCATCAGGTGGGGTATGACCCTCGTTATACTGATGTACTTGGACGTACTTTCTATTTAACAGCAGATTATTCTTTTTAA